A DNA window from Helianthus annuus cultivar XRQ/B chromosome 15, HanXRQr2.0-SUNRISE, whole genome shotgun sequence contains the following coding sequences:
- the LOC110910102 gene encoding epoxide hydrolase A, giving the protein MEKIQHSNIRVNGINMHVAQISNSGPPILFLHGFPELWYTWRHQMLHLSAAGYRTIAPDLRGYGGTDAPTSAAEYTVFHIVGDLVCLLDALGLDQVFLVAHDWGASIAWNFCLLRPDRIKALVNMSVVFSPRNPVRKPIESMRKMFGNDYYICRFQPPGEAEEEFARVDTTLVIKKFLTSRNPGLLCVPKEVGFGGNPNAKITLPSWLSEEDIDYFANTFKRTGFTGGLNYYRAMDLNWELTAAWTGEQIKVPVKFMVGDLDLTYNTPGVKDYIHKGGFKKHVPFLQELVIMEGVAHFINQEKPQEVSEHIHDFIKKF; this is encoded by the exons ATGGAGAAAATACAGCACAGCAACATTCGCGTTAACGGAATAAACATGCACGTAGCACAGATCTCAAACTCCGGTCCACCAATCCTCTTCCTACACGGTTTCCCAGAGCTCTGGTACACGTGGCGCCACCAGATGCTCCACCTCTCCGCCGCCGGCTACCGGACAATCGCTCCGGACCTCCGCGGCTACGGCGGAACCGACGCACCTACTTCCGCCGCTGAATACACCGTGTTTCACATCGTCGGAGACCTCGTGTGCCTCCTCGATGCCTTAGGTCTCGATCAGGTGTTCCTTGTGGCGCACGATTGGGGAGCGAGTATCGCGTGGAACTTCTGTTTGTTGCGGCCTGATCGGATTAAGGCGTTGGTGAATATGAGTGTTGTGTTTAGCCCTAGGAATCCGGTTAGGAAGCCGATTGAATCGATGCGAAAGATGTTTGGGAATGATTATTATATATGCAGGTTTCAG CCACCTGGAGAAGCGGAAGAAGAGTTTGCTCGCGTGGACACTACACTAGTCATAAAAAAGTTTCTCACATCTCGCAACCCGGGCCTACTTTGTGTCCCTAAAGAAGTCGGGTTTGGGGGTAACCCGAACGCTAAAATCACACTTCCCTCTTGGTTATCAGAAGAAGATATTGATTATTTTGCCAACACATTCAAACGAACGGGGTTCACTGGTGGATTGAATTACTATCGAGCCATGGACTT AAACTGGGAGTTGACCGCGGCGTGGACCGGAGAGCAGATAAAGGTGCCGGTTAAGTTTATGGTGGGAGACTTAGACTTGACTTATAATACCCCTGGTGTGAAGGACTATATACACAAAGGGGGGTTTAAAAAACATGTTCCTTTTTTGCAAGAACTTGTGATAATGGAGGGAGTTGCTCATTTTATTAATCAAGAAAAGCCCCAAGAAGTTAGTGAACACATACATGATTTCATCAAGAAGTTTTGA